From one Leptospira andrefontaineae genomic stretch:
- a CDS encoding FAD-dependent monooxygenase, whose product MFPIISIIEKQHVRNAIAIGANPTGLFASFLLSHMGIPTLIIDEQRIVTEDRQIFLNQNDLTIFEEILLRKRENNKDSVRTIAESFEDLRILYSQIKNKDLKNISKSVCSISRNSIESILRKKISFLDNVTIIKPSAFSHNSGVGKTILLDLEIGNLKFKIQTSLLVICNDDDSRKTDFHSLFLLLFETLNNCTLNKSENQNATFVDNFYEIYTNDCFSEKARHE is encoded by the coding sequence ATGTTCCCAATTATATCCATCATCGAAAAGCAGCATGTACGCAATGCGATCGCAATCGGAGCTAATCCGACAGGACTCTTCGCTTCTTTTCTTTTAAGTCACATGGGAATTCCAACGTTAATTATCGATGAGCAAAGAATAGTTACTGAAGACAGACAAATTTTCCTTAATCAGAACGATTTGACTATCTTCGAGGAAATACTGTTAAGAAAAAGGGAGAATAACAAGGATTCGGTTAGAACAATCGCCGAGTCCTTTGAAGACTTACGCATTTTATACTCTCAAATCAAAAATAAAGATCTCAAAAATATATCCAAGTCTGTTTGCAGCATTTCCCGAAATAGTATAGAGTCTATCCTTAGGAAAAAAATCTCCTTTCTCGATAATGTAACAATTATTAAACCTAGTGCCTTCTCGCATAATTCCGGAGTCGGCAAAACGATTCTATTAGATCTGGAAATTGGGAATTTAAAATTTAAAATTCAAACAAGCCTACTTGTCATTTGTAATGACGACGACTCGCGTAAAACAGACTTTCATTCCCTATTCCTTCTCTTATTCGAAACATTAAATAATTGCACTCTAAATAAATCTGAAAACCAGAACGCAACCTTCGTCGATAATTTTTATGAAATTTATACTAATGACTGTTTTTCGGAAAAAGCTCGCCATGAATAA